A window of the Terriglobales bacterium genome harbors these coding sequences:
- a CDS encoding Crp/Fnr family transcriptional regulator, with product MATARSPYGMAIAESCQNCENRNGDYFCSFSTPALRVFEKLSFTSTFPKGAVIFVEEQAARGIFVLCRGRVKLSVNSADGKTLIVRIAEPGEVLGLSSTVLHKPYQVTAETLEPCQLKFVRAEDFLNFLQKDADVCFRVAQQLSEEYNQACREIGSLGLSHSAAERLASLLLDWDASNGNGSKQPVRLTLTHEEMAQMIGTSRETVTRLLGKFKERQLIQLRGSSLLIRNAPQLQALAADSRGLGVEK from the coding sequence ATGGCAACGGCTCGTTCACCGTACGGCATGGCCATCGCAGAGAGCTGTCAGAACTGCGAGAACCGCAACGGCGACTATTTTTGCAGCTTCTCCACTCCCGCGCTGCGGGTCTTCGAGAAGCTCTCGTTCACCTCGACCTTCCCCAAGGGGGCGGTCATCTTCGTGGAAGAGCAGGCGGCGCGCGGCATCTTCGTGCTGTGCCGCGGCCGGGTCAAGCTCTCGGTCAACTCCGCCGACGGCAAGACCCTGATCGTGCGCATCGCCGAGCCCGGCGAGGTGCTGGGGCTGAGTTCGACCGTGCTGCACAAGCCCTACCAGGTCACGGCCGAGACCCTGGAGCCCTGCCAGCTCAAGTTCGTGCGCGCCGAGGACTTCCTCAACTTCCTGCAGAAGGACGCCGACGTCTGCTTCCGCGTGGCCCAGCAGTTGAGCGAGGAGTACAACCAGGCCTGCCGCGAGATCGGCTCGCTGGGCCTCTCGCACTCGGCGGCGGAGCGGCTGGCCAGCCTGCTGCTGGATTGGGACGCCTCCAACGGCAACGGCAGCAAGCAGCCCGTCCGCCTCACCCTCACCCACGAGGAGATGGCGCAGATGATCGGCACCAGCCGCGAGACTGTCACCCGCCTGCTGGGCAAGTTCAAGGAGCGGCAGCTCATCCAGTTGCGCGGCTCCTCGCTGCTCATCCGCAACGCGCCGCAGTTGCAGGCGCTGGCCGCCGATTCGCGCGGCCTGGGAGTGGAGAAGTGA